One part of the Segnochrobactrum spirostomi genome encodes these proteins:
- a CDS encoding NAD(P)-dependent oxidoreductase: protein MMTDVDIRAGRLPSDDLARNFSDLHPVLTDHEAAVEAGRCLFCYDAPCMQACPTSIDVPLFIRQISTGNRVGAARTILDANALGAMCARVCPTETLCEEACVRNAGESKPIEIGRLQRYATDAVVPTGRQIFRRAAPTGRRVAVVGAGPAGLSCAHGLARAGHDVVIYDARPKAGGLNEYGIAAYKAAGGIAEQEVAWLLAIGGIEIRAGIALGRDVSLDALLADHDAVFLGMGLQGINALGLGGETAGVRDAVDFIADLRQAQADGRLDGVATGRRVIVIGGGMTAVDAAIQSKKLGADEVTIVYRRGAEAMNASVYEQELAQLNGVTIRHWARPAALESDQGRLVGVRFEETASRDGRLVDAGRSFRLEADLLLTAIGQTFVAAPLTGALELENGRIKVDEIRATSLPRVWAGGDCVAGGEDLTVVAVEDGKIAARAIDAAFAAASRVAAE, encoded by the coding sequence ATGATGACGGACGTGGACATCCGCGCCGGACGCTTGCCGTCCGACGATCTCGCACGCAATTTTTCCGACCTCCATCCGGTCCTCACCGATCACGAGGCGGCCGTCGAGGCGGGCCGCTGCCTGTTCTGCTACGACGCGCCCTGCATGCAGGCGTGCCCGACTTCGATCGACGTGCCGCTGTTCATCCGCCAGATCTCGACCGGCAATCGGGTCGGCGCGGCGCGGACCATTCTCGATGCCAACGCCCTCGGCGCCATGTGCGCCCGTGTCTGTCCGACCGAGACGCTGTGCGAAGAGGCCTGCGTCCGCAATGCGGGCGAGAGCAAGCCGATCGAGATCGGCCGCCTCCAACGCTATGCGACCGATGCGGTGGTGCCGACCGGGCGGCAGATCTTCCGCCGTGCGGCGCCGACGGGCCGCCGGGTCGCGGTGGTCGGTGCCGGCCCGGCGGGGCTCTCCTGCGCCCACGGCCTCGCCCGCGCCGGCCACGACGTGGTGATCTACGATGCGCGGCCGAAGGCGGGCGGGCTCAACGAATACGGCATCGCGGCCTACAAGGCGGCGGGCGGCATCGCCGAGCAGGAGGTCGCCTGGCTGCTGGCGATCGGTGGGATCGAGATCCGCGCCGGCATTGCGCTCGGCCGTGACGTCAGCCTGGACGCGCTCCTCGCCGATCACGACGCGGTCTTCCTCGGCATGGGTCTCCAGGGAATCAACGCGCTCGGGCTCGGCGGCGAGACTGCCGGCGTGCGCGATGCCGTCGATTTCATCGCCGACCTCCGTCAGGCCCAGGCCGACGGACGCCTCGACGGCGTCGCGACCGGCCGGCGGGTGATCGTGATCGGCGGCGGCATGACCGCCGTCGATGCGGCGATCCAATCGAAGAAGCTCGGCGCCGACGAGGTCACCATTGTCTATCGGCGCGGCGCGGAGGCGATGAACGCGAGCGTCTACGAGCAGGAGCTCGCGCAACTGAACGGCGTCACCATCCGCCATTGGGCCCGGCCGGCTGCGCTCGAAAGCGACCAGGGCCGCCTCGTCGGCGTCCGCTTCGAAGAAACGGCGAGCCGCGACGGCCGCCTCGTCGATGCCGGCCGCAGCTTCCGGCTCGAGGCCGATCTCCTCCTCACCGCGATCGGCCAGACCTTCGTCGCCGCTCCGCTGACTGGGGCGCTTGAGCTCGAGAACGGCCGCATCAAGGTCGACGAGATCCGGGCGACGTCGCTGCCGCGGGTGTGGGCCGGCGGCGACTGCGTCGCCGGGGGCGAGGACCTGACCGTCGTCGCGGTCGAGGACGGCAAGATCGCCGCCCGCGCCATCGACGCGGCCTTCGCCGCCGCCTCCCGCGTCGCCGCCGAGTAA
- a CDS encoding methyl-accepting chemotaxis protein produces the protein MSAFTNGHAPEPAGDLAQGHSTAYVDRAEPNTAERLRPAIESGRILGDLACLMAWNGGNLSRLSGETISISGAVEEMARTIENIAKASDETRANAADASRLVNETSGSAGEAGQAMEAITASFDDIKARTDQVTTAIRRIADMAHEIDTISRQTKLLALNATIEAARAGEAGRGFAVVASEVKALSEQTAKTTEHIGAQLAELNAVIAGMSLAVDSGGERVAVGAQVFTFVSHNMTQVADRVAVSGASIDNISTMLNEQKVATNSIAQSLTEVARLAAQNETDGRSATALVHEAETNAIAMLAGLDAATERAWMRLPADLAIWRGRMAECLVGARKDRPALGAGVIALGRDVPSPAGDAVRTAMGSLGALADEMFRHVGGDMGKAIDAYVRLDQEVTAIVEAVRGHHPAS, from the coding sequence ATGTCCGCATTCACCAATGGCCACGCGCCGGAGCCGGCGGGTGATCTCGCCCAAGGCCATTCGACCGCATATGTTGATCGAGCGGAGCCAAACACCGCCGAACGGCTCCGCCCGGCGATCGAATCCGGCCGCATTCTCGGCGATCTCGCCTGCCTGATGGCCTGGAACGGCGGCAACCTGAGCCGCCTCTCCGGCGAGACCATCTCGATCTCCGGCGCGGTCGAAGAGATGGCCCGCACTATTGAGAACATCGCCAAGGCCTCCGACGAAACGCGGGCCAACGCGGCGGATGCCTCCCGACTCGTCAACGAGACGTCGGGCAGTGCCGGAGAAGCCGGTCAGGCGATGGAAGCCATCACGGCGTCGTTCGACGACATCAAGGCGCGCACGGATCAGGTGACGACGGCCATCCGGCGAATCGCCGACATGGCCCACGAGATCGATACGATCTCCCGCCAGACCAAGCTGCTCGCGCTCAACGCGACCATCGAGGCCGCACGGGCCGGCGAGGCCGGCCGCGGCTTCGCCGTCGTCGCCTCGGAGGTGAAGGCGCTATCGGAGCAGACCGCGAAGACGACCGAGCACATCGGCGCCCAGCTCGCCGAGCTCAACGCCGTGATCGCCGGCATGTCGCTCGCGGTCGACAGCGGCGGCGAGCGTGTCGCGGTGGGCGCACAGGTCTTCACCTTCGTCTCCCACAACATGACACAAGTCGCTGATCGCGTTGCCGTATCTGGCGCAAGCATCGACAACATCAGCACCATGCTGAACGAGCAGAAGGTCGCCACCAACTCGATCGCCCAGTCGCTGACCGAGGTCGCCCGGCTCGCCGCCCAGAACGAGACCGACGGGCGCTCGGCGACGGCCCTCGTCCACGAGGCCGAGACGAACGCGATCGCGATGCTCGCGGGCCTCGACGCGGCGACGGAGCGCGCCTGGATGCGTCTGCCGGCCGACCTCGCGATCTGGCGCGGACGGATGGCCGAGTGTCTCGTCGGCGCCCGCAAGGACCGGCCGGCGCTCGGCGCCGGCGTCATCGCCCTGGGGCGCGACGTGCCCTCGCCCGCGGGAGACGCCGTCCGCACCGCGATGGGCTCGCTCGGCGCATTGGCCGACGAGATGTTCCGCCACGTCGGCGGCGACATGGGCAAGGCGATCGACGCCTATGTCCGTCTCGACCAGGAGGTCACGGC